The following are from one region of the Amedibacterium intestinale genome:
- a CDS encoding helix-turn-helix domain-containing protein translates to MKQISNEKFGQFLVELRKEKEMTQKELAEKLFVSDKTVSKWECGVSQTKGY, encoded by the coding sequence ATGAAGCAAATAAGTAATGAAAAATTTGGGCAGTTTCTTGTTGAACTGCGAAAAGAAAAAGAAATGACACAAAAAGAACTGGCTGAAAAACTATTTGTATCGGATAAAACAGTAAGTAAGTGGGAATGTGGAGTTTCCCAAACAAAAGGATATTAA